One segment of Podospora pseudopauciseta strain CBS 411.78 chromosome 5 map unlocalized CBS411.78m_5.2, whole genome shotgun sequence DNA contains the following:
- the SKN7 gene encoding kinase-regulated stress-responsive transcription factor skn7 (COG:K; BUSCO:EOG09264DYD; EggNog:ENOG503NV9B), whose product MLEDPSYNSVVRWSPEGDSFVVLEKFTKTILPKHFKHSNFASFVRQLNKYDFHKVRHNEESGEAPYGRDAWEFKHPEFRADRKDQLDNIRRKAPAPRKPPPTEDAFPASQQIVVLSESLNATNVQIQTLQEQYLELDRTNRLLVAEVLSLQKMLRAQSQVSNELISHLNNMEDRRRNSRHSAQSSHSSHSGTNYHQGTLGLLPDGTDEPAPELRRAREILNGVSPDSQADRELERLSMAYHQNGSPAESAGSSVMFTHAGPQTSMNVVHDPFSDPRHLVYPVGQTQGIDPFHADHIHNIPYSRPLSNPNVMTEAPSQISPPPGKEQNGSLWRGKKPQILLVEDDKTCARIGSKFLTNMDCSVETARDGLEAVEKINTDADRFDLVFMDIIMPNLDGVSATAMIRMVTPQIPIIAMTSNIRQEDIQTYFQFGMNDVLAKPFTRDGMVRILKKHLTRMLKDPQSAGVLNDPNDPTSAGNGGGGQQTAGGPGPPTGGYANANMAASMQAAINQAAQVQVKYEQTPIPSPSTTASWHSPGTTMQQVQQQQVQQQQQQHASPRLDQGGYMNAVGSGQGVGGMVLTPGGSQRGPGQQQQQQYAGYMQAGPGPVTRLPEMGGMGGGAGDDRPEKRQRLYGPGQGGYVG is encoded by the exons ATGCTCGAGGATCCCTCTTACAACTCGGTAGTACGATGGAGTCCCGAAGGCGACAGttttgtggtgttggag AAATTCACGAAAACAATCCTCCCCAAACATTTCAAACACAGCAACTTTGCGAGTTTCGTGCGCCAACTAAACAAGTACGACTTCCACAAAGTTAGGCACAACGAAGAGAGTGGCGAGGCGCCATATGGCCGGGAT GCCTGGGAATTCAAGCATCCCGAGTTTCGGGCAGACAGAAAAGACCAACTGGACAACATCCGGAGGAAAGCGCCGGCGCCCCGaaaaccacctccaacagAAGATGCGTTCCCAGCATCGCAGCAGATCGTGGTCCTTAGCGAATCCCTGAATGCCACCAATGTTCAGATACAAACCTTGCAAGAGCAGTACCTTGAACTCGATCGCACGAACCGGCTGCTCGTCGCCGAGGTTCTGAGTTTGCAAAAGATGCTCCGCGCCCAAAGCCAGGTGTCCAACGAGCTGATATCACACCTCAACAACATGGAGGACAGACGGCGCAACAGCCGCCATTCAGCCCAGTCTTCTCACTCGAGCCACTCCGGCACCAACTATCACCAGGGAACCTTGGGACTGTTGCCAGACGGGACCGACGAGCCAGCTCCGGAACTGCGACGTGCGCGCGAGATCCTTAACGGGGTATCTCCCGACTCCCAGGCCGACCGCGAACTCGAAAGGTTGTCCATGGCCTACCACCAAAACGGCTCCCCGGCCGAGAGCGCAGGTTCCTCCGTCATGTTCACCCACGCCGGTCCCCAGACCTCGATGAACGTTGTGCACGATCCCTTCAGCGATCCGAGACATCTTGTGTATCCTGTGGGCCAAACACAGGGTATCGATCCATTCCACGCCGACCACATCCACAATATCCCATACAGCCGACCACTCAGTAACCCTAATGTGATGACCGAGGCGCCATCGCAAATCTCACCTCCACCGGGCAAGGAGCAAAACGGCTCACTGTGGAGAGGAAAGAAGCCGCAGATTTTGTTGGTAGAGGACGACAAGACGTGCGCAAGGATCGGGTCCAAGTTCCTGACGAATATGGATTGTAGTGTCGAGACTGCT CGTGACGGCCTCGAGGCTGTCGAAAAGATTAACACGGATGCTGACCGGTTCGACCTCGTCTTTATGGACATCATCATGCCCAACCTTGACGGCGTTTCCGCCACGGCCATGATCCGGATGGTGACGCCGCAAatccccatcatcgccatgACATCCAACATTCGACAAGAAGATATCCAGACCTATTTCCAGTTCG GAATGAACGACGTCCTAGCCAAGCCCTTCACAAGAGATGGCATGGTCCGCATCCTCAAAAAGCACCTCACCCGCATGCTCAAAGACCCCCAATCGGCCGGCGTGCTCAACGATCCTAACGACCCCACCTCGGCCGGcaatggcggaggagggcagcAAACCGCCGGCGGCCCGGGTCCCCCGACAGGCGGCTACGCCAACGCCAACATGGCAGCCTCGATGCAAGCTGCCATCAACCAGGCTGCCCAGGTCCAGGTCAAGTACGAGCAGACGCCCATACCGTCTCCTTCGACGACCGCGTCGTGGCACTCCCCCGGCACGACCATGCAGCAGgttcaacagcagcaggtccagcagcagcagcagcagcatgctAGCCCCCGGCTGGATCAAGGCGGGTATATGAACGCTGTTGGGAGCGGgcaaggggtgggtgggatggTGCTGACCCCGGGGGGTTCGCAGAGGGGGCcgggacagcagcagcagcaacagtatGCGGGGTACATGCAGGCTGGGCCAGGGCCGGTGACGAGACTGCCCGAgatgggagggatgggaggaggtgcgGGGGATGATCGGCCGGAGAAGAGGCAGAGGTTGTATGGCCCTGGTCAAGGGGGGTATGTTGGGTAA
- a CDS encoding uncharacterized protein (COG:S; EggNog:ENOG503P2Q2) — MASNNLPAGAFFTSIEGRKCTAIPKVAVASPDVNTPAPVQTTPPPAIIEVQPTPTPEPAPAETTAVVVVGAGDNRADPAANDGNEVEQEIVAPSTTSSPPAVIDSPIITPPSPAPESVQVVQAPAEISPPPVGPPPPVSSLSPLPIVLQPDAGANLQSFTVIAEPAPSQQFMVEPSATRNSQTDNRVIASSTNALPGSSETDSSDSLSPPPGVFPDGGPAATPVSPTIGGVPPQGTAGGGAFPDTDMTAGSSGASNSNAVQSTLAVAGGVIGGVVALSILAFFFWWWRRRMLRKRRSTLLTPLDATSFDRNEKGGPYIIQRGSIGPTPVSEKVKAALGINFNKFRVHVRNKTGGGSSAHSVNLDRGTSQFIDANDIAHSRNGSAGVNTRGGEASARDRFVDFFSRMKPDIGFKNRDPASDNLAAMGNYNATAEKNAMANNLPGQNQQQPDFLTLLGMDESELDHEAQRRRGSLSRNNRRSTSSTDHFLSGLNLFSSSTSQNNNNNNNNNNNNNNDANAVTLPPRSSAQPPPLNPFSDANAIGKPTTYISDIRRSRGQSFTTTGGPPRQQSTLYRDSLRDSFTTTVTTTTIPGRNKFRSDPFDLERPEFLGMGNIPPPILIEGKKASIISSTAGTVGTGSVSGSVVIRKPQSAVVVKRGQRAESFSSKYSSGVSSLGGFEEGGGWSDPGPDVGPAVVARGGSPTTGTGGWRHEEEGVMEGIRRVGTGGSGRSVGKAM; from the exons ATGGCATCAAACAACCTCCCAGCGGGAGCGTTCTTCACATCGATCGAGGGGAGGAAATGTACGGCAATACCCAAGGTGGCAGTTGCGTCGCCCGACGTGAACACGCCAGCCCCCGTTCAGACGACACCGCCGCCAGCCATCATCGAGGTCCAGCCGACGCCGACGCCCGAGCCAGCACCAGCCGAGACGACAGCAGTGGTAGTGGTAGGGGCAGGAGACAACAGAGCAGATCCTGCTGCCAACGATGGCAATGAAGTAGAGCAAGAGATTGTTGCTCCAAGTACGACGAGCTCCCCCCCGGCTGTCATCGACTCACCCATCATCACACCTCCCAGCCCAGCGCCAGAATCGGTGCAAGTGGTACAGGCACCAGCCGAGATctctccgccgccggtgGGCCCCCCGCCGCCGGTGTCATCGTTGTCTCCTCTGCCTATTGTACTCCAGCCTGATGCTGGCGCTAATCTCCAGTCCTTCACTGTCATTGCAGAACCTGCCCCGTCTCAGCAGTTCATGGTTGAGCCGTCTGCCACGCGGAACAGTCAGACTGATAACAGAGTAATAGCCTCTTCTACCAATGCGCTGCCAGGGTCTTCGGAGACGGACAGTTCGGATTCTCTATCGCCTCCCCCGGGAGTCTTTCCTGATGGgggcccagcagcaacaccggTCTCGCCCACCATTGGGGGCGTGCCGCCTCAGGGCacggctggtggtggagccTTTCCCGATACCGACATGACAGCAGGTTCATCAGGAGCTTCCAACAGCAACGCAGTGCAATCAACCTTGGCCGTGGCAGGAGGTGTCATCGGAGGTGTGGTTGCCCTTAGCATactggccttcttcttctggtggtggaggcgtcGGATGCTCAGGAAAAGACGGAGCACTCTTCTGACTCCGCTCGATGCGACCTCCTTTGACAGAAACGAAAAAGGGGGCCCCTATATCATCCAGCGAGGGAGCATCGGTCCAACCCCAGTGAGCGAGAAAGTCAAGGCGGCCCTGGGGATCAACTTCAACAAGTTCCGCGTCCACGTCAGAAACAAGACAGGAGGAGGCAGCAGCGCGCACTCGGTCAACCTGGACCGGGGCACGTCGCAGTTCATCGACGCGAACGACATCGCCCACAGCAGGAACGGCTCAGCAGGAGTCAACACCCGCGGAGGTGAAGCATCAGCCAGAGACCGATTCGTCGACTTCTTCTCCCGGATGAAACCCGATATTGGCTTCAAGAACCGAGACCCGGCAAGTGACAACCTAGCAGCGATGGGCAACTACAACGCCACCGCGGAGAAGAACGCCATGGCCAACAACCTGCCTGgccaaaaccaacaacaacccgaCTTTCTGACCCTGCTAGGAATGGACGAATCCGAACTCGACCACGAAGCCCAACGCCGCCGCGGGTCACTGTCGCGCAACAACCGGAGGAGCACCTCTAGCACAGATCACTTCCTCTCCGGACTCaacctcttttcttcctccacctcccaaaacaacaacaacaacaacaacaacaacaacaacaacaacaa CGACGCCAACGCCgtcaccctccctccccgctcCTCAGCCCAACCCCCGCCGTTGAACCCCTTCTCCGACGCCAACGCCATAGGCAAACCAACAACCTACATATCCGACATCCGCCGCTCCCGAGGCCAATCTTttaccaccaccggcggTCCCCCCCGCCAACAATCAACCCTCTACCGCGACAGCCTCCGTgactccttcaccaccacagtaacaacaaccaccatcccgGGCCGCAACAAATTCCGCTCTGACCCCTTTGACCTTGAAAGGCCAGAGTTCCTCGGCATGGGGAATATACCCCCTCCTATCCTGATTGAAGGGAAAAAGGCGAGCATTATTTCGTCTACGGCAGGGACGGTGGGGACAGGGAGCGTGAGTGGGAGTGTGGTTATTAGGAAGCCACagtcggcggtggtggtgaaaaggGGCCAGAGGGCGGAGAGCTTTTCGAGCAAGTACTCTAGTGGGGTGAGTagtttgggggggtttgaggaaggtggggggtggAGTGATCCCGGGCCGGATGTTGGGCCGGCGGTTGTGGCTAGGGGTGGGAGTCCGACTACTGGGACGGGTGGATGGAGgcatgaggaggagggggtgatggaggggattaggagggtggggactggggggagtgggaggagtgtTGGGAAGGCGATGTAG
- a CDS encoding uncharacterized protein (EggNog:ENOG503P094), with amino-acid sequence MFGSLHTLIPAAPVLSNIKPEDIPPPTPINFPQCYPQVQNDDQQQTDSAPEGRARKPVTKLLQSIVRPTDLSISHLEALGVHVIPDSAPQELVPDPSFIPDFAAWDAFSGEEAHLKNESTRKRLNNGALSPGCQTYLDRKRELSIDNDAAYRTVRRLPAPKGQPQARLGNAYEFYRHLELFTPYWDDTSKPTPPGPKPAETTSSETASGAESDAKEKEDDANTPKEAQYVRTFSGDKMPPDYRGGMVTAFLKLVAYDFGCNVTSPRVEPRLLITTNQSSPRSRSSYFTSGCTFLFRSPTTREAARAGVVEGPLAAVSARHTTAFPPTPSTDRESLLDLSRELIAALITAQHRAREGKTEKRIGENAWWATKPRWGGGPGGPIGREIEAQSAKSTNDVILGDKDAPPPPVVLPSPAIPSSPAPPPSSAPSITSSLARRPYSSLSPSSSRSSSSSGSSSKRLKTKSGKDGKQNPIYDAYRRVQPPNSTWDKKAKYTAIGRVKAAGYDDIFVISGLFHHISVVRVRVPNRLLEVLEGDLNEIDKRGGRSWGKIEVRRSQWFDFFKVEERIEAVKLLWGLMAWLMREEETGQGGGDVVMSG; translated from the exons ATGTTTGGAAGTCTACATACCCTCA TTCCTGCCGCGCCGGTATTGTCCAACATCAAGCCCGAGGACATCCCACCGCCTACACCTATCAACTTTCCCCAATGCTATCCCCAGGTCCAGAATGACGATCAGCAACAAACCGACTCGGCTCCTGAGGGCCGGGCCCGGAAGCCTGTTACGAAGTTGCTGCAGAGCATAGTGCGGCCAACTGATCTTTCCATATCGCACCTGGAAGCCTTGGGAGTGCACGTCATCCCGGACTCGGCCCCCCAGGAGCTCGTCCCAGACCCGTCCTTCATCCCGGACTTTGCTGCTTGGGATGCCTTCTCAGGTGAGGAGGCCCATCTGAAAAATGAATCTACCAGGAAACGTCTGAACAATGGCGCACTGTCCCCCGGCTGCCAGACTTACCTGGACCGGAAGCGTGAGCTGTCTATCGACAATGATGCCGCCTACCGGACCGTCCGTAGGTTGCCCGCCCCCAAAGGTCAACCTCAAGCTCGGTTAGGAAATGCCTATGAGTTCTACCGTCACCTCGAGCTGTTCACACCCTACTGGGATGACACTTCGAAACCAACACCGCCTGGGCCCAAGCCAGCAGAAACGACATCTTCAGAAACTGCCAGTGGCGCAGAAAGTGACGCCAAAGAGAAGGAAGACGatgccaacacccccaaggAAGCCCAATACGTGAGGACTTTTTCCGGTGACAAGATGCCCCCCGACTACCGCGGCGGCATGGtcaccgccttcctcaaGCTCGTAGCCTACGACTTTGGCTGCAACGTCACCTCCCCCCGTGTCGAACCCcgtctcctcatcaccaccaaccagtCTTCCCCCCGGTCTCGCAGTTCCTACTTCACCTCCGGATGCACATTCCTCTTCCGCTCACCCACCACCCGTGAAGCCGCCCGCGCCGGCGTAGTCGAAGGccccctcgccgccgtcTCAGCCCGGCACACCACCGCcttcccaccaaccccctcaacagaCAGGGAatccctcctcgacctctccCGCGAGCTCATCGCAGCCCTCATCACAGCCCAGCACCGCGCCCGTGAAGGGAAAACAGAGAAACGCATCGGGGAAAACGCCTGGTGGGCCACCAAGCCCAGGTGGGGAGGCGGTCCAGGAGGTCCCATAGGAAGGGAAATCGAAGCCCAATCCGCCAAGTCAACCAACGACGTCATCCTCGGCGACAAGGacgcccctcctccccctgtTGTCCTCCCTTCTCCTGCTATCCCCTCTTCGCCagcaccccctccttcctcggcaCCATCAATAACCAGCTCCCTCGCCCGCCGGCCTTATTCTTCgctttctccctcctcctcaagaagTAGTTCCAGCTCTGGCTCAAGCTCGAAACGTCTAAAGACAAAGTCGGGCAAAGACGGAAAGCAAAACCCTATTTATGACGCGTACCGCCGTGTTCAACCTCCTAACTCAACGTGGGACAAAAAGGCAAAGTATACTGCTATTGGAAGGGTCAAAGCAGCGGGGTATGATGATATTTTTGTCATTTCGGGGTTATTCCACCACATCAGCGTTGTCCGCGTCAGGGTGCCAAACAGGTTGTTGGAAGTGCTAGAGGGGGATTTGAACGAGATTGACaagagggggggaaggagctGGGGGAAGATTGAGGTGAGAAGGAGTCAGTGGTTTGACTTTttcaaggtggaggagaggatcgAGGCGGTGAAGCTGCTTTGGGGGCTTATGGCTtggttgatgagggaggaggagacggggcaggggggaggggatgtgGTTATGagtggttga